Proteins found in one Sphaeramia orbicularis chromosome 8, fSphaOr1.1, whole genome shotgun sequence genomic segment:
- the LOC115424730 gene encoding NACHT, LRR and PYD domains-containing protein 3-like: MGSKCSALRRGTVEEDYKTETKRNESSTAENEVKPLLFQRTPSVQGEGGADRQRRKTSEGKEEETYIKTNNASEKNSPLAQECTVAEVSTVGPCYSKSHDTETGNKEDKEADWVDKNRTNLIQSVTLVMPIVDEMLEQGIIHKESYANIQAARTTQEQMRQVYKVLTTVKAKSIFWRILHEIQPEIDQTEDVIKQVIEKHKAYLRKKFQKEFEGTEKDRKNAKSLNKIYTQLHIVQGEREHVNNEHEIWEIEDKTRTQTAESTKIDLNDIFRSNPEDTHQEEGAIRMVMTKGIAGIGKTVSVKKFILDWADGKANQDLDFIFVLPFRELNLVLEQQFSLEALVKDFHPELKKIGVAKILENYKVLFIFDGLDESQLRLDFKKATRLTNVTRETSVDTLVTNLIREDLLPTAHIWITSRPGAVRRIPRQFVYQWTEVRGFNDPQKIEYFKKRVEDEASAERIIKHITMSRSLYIMCHIPIFCWIAAKVFEYLLPKMCNTQCESINIPTTLTEMYTHFLVIQMQVATEKYSKDSATESDTEEIFRSNKDFIWRLGRMAYEQLDQGNIIFTKNVLEEYGIDLEKASVNCGLCTEIFKEEESVFASEKHYCFVHLTVQEYFAALFVYHSFTIKNINSQNLKDFLLKGSEEELQSELEKNPLDLPLDDLLEISIANSTIRKTGELDMFLRFLLGMSLQSTQKLLRGLIKQTENHSGVIESIKTSLLEMDLTSCSPERCLNLVHCLIELKEGSLHGTVQQYLRPDHSPDTQLSPVQCSALADLILMSSTPLDEFNLMKYKPSSKGIFRLIPAVRNCRKARISGVNLDNWLCEAIASALQMPNSVLTELHLTNNDFCNDLRPVIEGLRNSQCTLNALSLSGSRLPDAGCEIWGSAIKSLMSNLRELELSDNVLGSSLCCVLSDVRSGPKLETLRLNRNADIATVCEKMVVALTSKTCCLRELELNHTNFKDSEMGILSTGLMSTTCTLEILSVSHNKLTEKCCETLASVLSSKTSKLRYLDLSYNDLHDSGVRMFCSGLRQSNCALTTLRLSFCKVTADGCASLASALSSDHCSLRELDLSFNHLTDQGVKKLTELQQDSHCSLEKLNVDYNDKCWFDLQLLREYACDLTLDPNTAGKKIILSEHHKKAKRVEEKQEYPDHPERFLMYQVLCKEGLSGRHYWEVECVLTDVGVAYKSMDRTGDCSVDYSLGRNEKSWCWCCRGEFYHNNSREEFGHGSYPTTMGVYLDWPAGILSFFEVFPQKLTHLYTVHTTFTEPLYPGFCLDGTGEVSLCKIK; this comes from the exons tccttGCTACTCCAAATCccatgacactgaaacaggaaataaagaagaTAAAG AGGCTGACTGGGTGGACAAAAACAGGACTAATCTTATTCAGAGTGTCACTTTAGTGATGCCAATTGTGGATGAGATGCTTGAGCAGGGCATAATCCATAAGGAGTCATACGCCAACATCCAGGCTGCCAGGACCACCCAAGAGCAGATGAGGCAAGTGTATAAGGTCCTCACCACGGTAAAAGCCAAATCTATTTTCTGGAGAATCCTCCATGAAATTCAGCCAGAGATAGATCAAA CAGAGGATGTCATCAAACAAGTCATCGAAAAGCACAAGGCATATCTGAGAAAAAAGTTTCAAAAAGAGTTTGAAGGCACTGAAAAGGATCGGAAGAATGCAAAATCTCTGAACAAAATTTACACACAGCTTCATATTGTACAAGGAGAGAGGGAACATGTCAATAATGAACATGAGATCTGGGAGATCGAGGACAAGACGAGGACTCAAACAGCCGAGAGCACGAAAATTGACCTGAATGACATCTTTAGAAGTAACCCTGAAGATACTCACCAAGAGGAGGGTGCCATCAGGATGGTAATGACAAAGGGGATTGCTGGCATCGGAAAAACGGTCTCTGTGAAAAAGTTCATCCTTGACTGGGCAGATGGGAAAGCCAACCAAGACCTGGACTTCATCTTCGTACTACCATTCAGGGAACTAAATCTGGTTTTAGAGCAGCAATTTAGCCTCGAGGCACTTGTGAAAGACTTCCATCCAGAACTTAAAAAGATAGGAGTGGCAAAAATTTTGGAAAATTAtaaagttttgttcatttttgacgGTCTCGATGAGAGCCAGCTTCGACTGGACTTCAAAAAAGCGACCAGATTGACAAATGTCACCAGAGAAACGTCAGTGGACACGCTGGTGACAAATCTCATTCGGGAGGATCTTCTTCCCACCGCTCACATCTGGATCACCTCAAGACCGGGAGCAGTTCGACGCATCCCTAGACAGTTTGTGTACCAGTGGACTGAGGTCAGAGGATTTAATGATCCACAAAAAATAGAGTACTTCAAAAAGAGAGTTGAGGATGAGGCATCTGCGGAAAGAATCATTAAACACATTACAATGTCACGGAGCTTATACATTATGTGTCATATACCCATCTTCTGTTGGATTGCCGCAAAAGTTTTTGAATATTTGCTCCCAAAAATGTGCAACACTCAATGTGAAAGCATAAATATACCAACAACTCTTACTGAGATGTACACACACTTCCTTGTTATTCAAATGCAAGTTGCTACTGAAAAGTACAGCAAAGACAGTGCGACTGAGTCGGATACAGAAGAGATCTTCAGATCAAACAAAGACTTCATCTGGAGATTAGGCAGGATGGCATATGAGCAGTTAGATCAAGGCAATATCATTTTCACCAAAAATGTTCTGGAAGAGTACGGCATTGACTTAGAAAAAGCCAGCGTGAACTGTGGCCTGTGCACAGAAATAttcaaagaagaagaaagtgTATTTGCCTCAGAGAAACactactgctttgtgcatttgaCTGTTCAGGAGTATTTTGCTGCTCTCTTTGTGTACCACAGTTTTACAATCAAAAACATCAACTCGCAAAACCTCAAAGATTTTCTGCTGAAAGGATCTGAGGAAGAGCTCCAGTCCGAATTGGAGAAAAACCCTCTTGATCTACCACTTGATGATCTGTTGGAAATATCAATAGCTAATTCAACCATAAGAAAGACAGGAGAGCTGGATATGTTCCTCAGGTTCCTTTTAGGCATGTCTCTACAATCAACACAAAAGCTGCTCCGAGGCCTGATAAAACAGACGGAAAACCACTCTGGAGTCATCGAGAGCATTAAAACGAGTCTTTTAGAAATGGACTTGACATCCTGCTCACCTGAAAGATGTCTGAACCTTGTCCACTGTCTGATAGAACTGAAAGAGGGGTCACTACATGGGACTGTCCAGCAGTATCTGAGACCAGATCACAGTCCAGACACACAACTCAGCCCTGTTCAGTGCTCGGCTCTGGCTGACCTCATTCTGATGTCCAGTACTCCTCTTGATGAATTCAACCTGATGAAATACAAACCATCATCAAAAGGTATATTTAGGCTTATCCCCGCTGTGAGGAACTGCAGAAAAGCAAG GATTTCAGGGGTAAATCTTGATAACTGGCTTTGTGAAGCAATCGCCTCAGCTCTTCAGATGCCGAATTCTGTTTTAACTGAGCTGCACCTGACAAACAATGACTTTTGCAATGACTTAAGACCTGTGATTGAAGGCCTGAGGAACTCTCAATGCACGCTCAATGCTCTGAG TCTTTCAGGTAGTCGACTGCCAGATGCAGGATGCGAAATATGGGGATCAGCTATCAAATCACTCATGTCAAATCTAAGAGAACTGGAGCTGAGTGACAATGTTCTGGGGTCCTCATTATGCTGTGTTCTTTCTGATGTGCGCAGTGGCCCTAAACTGGAGACACTAAG GCTGAACAGAAATGCTGATATTGCAACGGTCTGTGAAAAGATGGTGGTTGCGCTCACATCCAAAACATGCTGTTTGCGAGAACTAGAGCTAAATCACACCAATTTTAAAGACTCAGAAATGGGAATCCTTTCCACTGGACTGATGAGCACAACCTGTACACTAGAGATactgag TGTCAGCCACAACAAACTCACTGAGAAATGCTGCGAGACCTTGGCCTCGGTTCTTAGCTCCAAAACTTCGAAGCTAAGATACCTAGACTTGAGTTACAATGACCTACATGACTCAGGAGTGAGGATGTTCTGCAGTGGACTCAGGCAATCAAACTGTGCATTGACAACACTAAG GCTGTCATTCTGCAAAGTGACAGCAGATGGATGTGCCTCCCTAGCCTCAGCTCTGAGTTCTGACCACTGCAGCCTCAGGGAGCTGGACCTGAGCTTTAATCACCTCACCGATCAAGGAGTCAAGAAACTGACTGAACTACAGCAAGATTCACACTGCAGTCTGGAGAAACTCAA TGTAGACTACAATGACAAATGCTGGTTTGACTTACAGCTACTGAGGGAAT ATGCATGTGACCTGACCCTGGATCCTAACACAGCAGGCAAAAAAATAATTCTGTCAGAGCATCATAAGAAAGCTAAAAGGGTTGAAGAGAAACAGGAGTATCCTGATCACCCAGAGAGATTTCTCATGTATCAAGTACTGTGCaaagagggtctgtcaggtcgtCATTACTGGGAGGTAGAATGTGTTTTGACTGATGTTGGAGTGGCTTACAAAAGTATGGACAGGACAGGAGACTGCTCAGTTGACTACTCTTTGGGGAGAAATGAAAAGTCTTGGTGCTGGTGTTGCCGTGGGGAGTTTTATCATAATAACTCACGTGAAGAATTTGGCCATGGTTCATACCCAACTACTATGGGAGTTTACTTAGACTGGCCTGCaggtattttgtctttttttgaggTCTTTCCTCAGAAACTGACCCACCTGTACACTGTCCATACAACATTTACTGAACCACTTTACCCAGGATTCTGTCTGGATGGTACTGGCGAAGTCTCCCtctgtaaaataaaatga